In one window of Zhihengliuella sp. ISTPL4 DNA:
- a CDS encoding helix-turn-helix domain-containing protein, with amino-acid sequence MPRPTAAYRGLMQSSRLRVLAALMDTPGIGLAELSLRTGLHVNTLRDHLRVLEGEGLARSEVEHTGRRGRPRLRFSPVLPNEPNEIEERRVQEAIRHGDLMRAALPATRSGLPEAATHQLDALFHHLDDVGLQPDIDERAMTVDLSPCRFHTLLTDDQIVVCRVHEELMKSVLARAGGPVEIERVIPFTTAHSCHVRLTLREQSASDAGR; translated from the coding sequence ATGCCACGTCCTACCGCCGCCTATCGCGGACTGATGCAGAGCAGTCGGCTGCGGGTTCTCGCCGCCTTGATGGACACCCCCGGGATCGGGCTCGCCGAGCTCTCCCTCCGCACGGGTCTGCACGTGAACACCCTGCGCGATCACCTCCGCGTCCTCGAAGGAGAAGGACTCGCGCGGTCCGAGGTGGAACACACGGGTCGCCGAGGACGGCCCCGGCTGCGCTTCTCCCCCGTGCTGCCGAACGAACCGAACGAGATCGAGGAACGGCGGGTGCAGGAGGCGATCCGGCATGGGGACCTCATGCGCGCGGCGCTTCCGGCGACGCGGTCCGGACTCCCCGAGGCGGCGACGCATCAGCTCGACGCGCTGTTTCACCACCTCGACGACGTGGGCCTGCAGCCGGACATCGATGAGAGAGCGATGACCGTCGACCTCTCCCCCTGCCGCTTCCACACGCTGCTGACCGACGACCAGATCGTGGTCTGCCGGGTGCACGAGGAGCTCATGAAGTCGGTGCTGGCGAGAGCGGGCGGTCCCGTGGAGATCGAACGCGTGATCCCGTTCACGACGGCCCACTCGTGCCACGTGAGGCTGACCCTCCGCGAGCAGTCGGCGTCCGACGCGGGGCGCTGA